The following are from one region of the Streptobacillus ratti genome:
- a CDS encoding FAD-dependent protein, whose amino-acid sequence NKIDMSKKVFSVGVRVEHKQKMINEVQYGKYADLLPPAEYKLNVRLSNGRGAYTFCMCPGGVVVPSSSEKNRLV is encoded by the coding sequence AAATAAAATAGATATGAGTAAAAAGGTATTTTCAGTAGGAGTAAGAGTAGAGCATAAGCAAAAAATGATAAATGAAGTTCAATATGGTAAATATGCAGATTTATTACCACCAGCAGAATATAAGTTGAATGTAAGATTATCAAATGGAAGAGGAGCATATACATTTTGTATGTGTCCAGGTGGAGTGGTTGTACCCTCATCTAGTGAAAAAAATAGATTAGT